Proteins from a genomic interval of Pecten maximus chromosome 13, xPecMax1.1, whole genome shotgun sequence:
- the LOC117340343 gene encoding uncharacterized protein K02A2.6-like, which yields MTIPDTGATSVINCQMDTGSTCNLISRLEYGKLAQDLNPLLELSKVRLKLYDNTRLQPIGKCDIRCQVGKVTQTLEFLVVDVEQTPLLSAEACELLGLLTVNSVNCVKLSDKPLTLHDIMNEYSDLFEGLGQLPGDYQIDIDPTVKPVQHHPRKVPEALKKDLRKELTRLVEKGVIQKVTTPTDWISSMVVVRKSSGKLRICIDPKDLNSAIRRSHYPMTTVEDILPNLSKAKVFTVLDAKDGFWHVKLDTPSSYLTTFWTPFGRYRWIRMPFGISSAPEEFQRRQHEAFENLTGSEVIVDDILVYGSGDTMQEAIHDHDINLRATLERAKSVGIKLNRDKLKLRQTEVRYMGHLLTSDGIRPDPTKVQAITEMPKPTDMKAVQRFVGFVTYLAKFVPHLSETIEPLRRLTMKDAVWTWQSQQEDAFQNVVKQITSQPVLKYYDLNKEVTIQCDASEVGLGAALLQDGLPVVYASRALSSTEQRYAQIEKECLAIVFACERFEQYILGRDFVTVCSDQKPLESIFKKPLKAAPKRLQRMLLRLQAYTLKVEYKKGKEMYVADTLSRAYLPLESSVESSARRLEYEQVNFTESLNVSEPRLGQIQTHTTQDTCLQTLKSVILSGWPDTKEEVPVTIREYWNFRDELAVHNGILFKGSRVVIPKLLRKEMLTRIHSSHQGIVSSLSKARGVIFWPNMGNEIRDHIQQCGTCCEYDIRQQKEPLITHDIPDHPWGKVGVDLFTLQKTDYLVSVDYYSDFWEIDTLSDTTAATVIACLKRHFSRHGIPDIVMSDNGPQFSSAEFAEFAREWEFSHTTSSPYHSQSNGKVESAVKISKTILKKTIRNGQDPWKAILDWRNTPTAGMDSSPSQRLMSRRTKGTLPVAAVLLQPCVVADVDERRVRKQQRAKQQYDKTAKELPELKIGQPVRMAPLPTDRDKKWRFGRCVDTCGQRSYVVDIAGKLYRRNRKFISPTREDSPSSCTDVIEYESFPTNTSATPITSTVRDPMAPNTPGIRPEQPGPNINTTPGPKGTTRSGRMVRAPVKLDL from the coding sequence ATGACAATTCCAGATACAGGGGCTACCTCGGTGATTAACTGTCAAATGGACACTGGGTCGACTTGCAATTTAATTAGTCGTCTCGAGTATGGAAAGCTGGCGCAGGATTTGAATCCATTACTAGAACTGAGTAAAGTTCGCTTGAAACTGTATGACAACACAAGACTACAACCCATTGGAAAATGTGACATTCGATGTCAAGTGGGTAAGGTGACCCAAACTCTGGAATTTCTGGTTGTGGATGTTGAACAGACACCGCTGTTATCTGCCGAAGCGTGTGAACTATTAGGATTATTGACTGTCAACTCGGTGAACtgtgtcaaattgtcagataaGCCATTAACCCTGCATGACATAATGAATGAATACAGTGACCTGTTCGAAGGCCTTGGTCAATTGCCGGGAGATTATCAGATCGACATAGATCCTACAGTTAAACCGGTTCAACATCACCCGAGGAAAGTGCCTGAAGCACTTAAGAAAGACTTGCGTAAGGAACTTACAAGGCTCGTAGAGAAGGGTGTTATACAGAAAGTGACAACCCCAACAGATTGGATTAGCAGTATGGTTGTTGTCAGGAAGTCGTCGGGAAAACTCAGAATTTGTATTGACCCGAAGGACCTCAATAGCGCGATAAGAAGGTCACACTATCCTATGACAACTGTAGAGGATATCTTACCAAACCTCTCAAAGGCGAAAGTCTTCACAGTGCTAGATGCAAAGGATGGTTTCTGGCACGTGAAACTGGATACACCGAGTAGTTATTTAACTACCTTCTGGACTCCATTCGGACGTTATCGATGGATTCGCATGCCTTTCGGAATCTCTTCGGCGCCCGAGGAATTCCAACGCAGACAGCATGAGGCATTTGAAAATCTCacagggtcagaggtcataGTTGATGATATCTTGGTATACGGGAGCGGAGATACCATGCAGGAGGCGATTCATGACCATGACATTAACCTCAGAGCCACACTCGAAAGAGCGAAATCAGTAGGAATTAAGCTGAATCGCGACAAACTCAAGTTACGACAAACTGAAGTACGGTATATGGGACATCTATTAACCTCGGACGGTATTCGCCCTGATCCAACAAAGGTTCAAGCTATTACGGAGATGCCAAAACCCACAGACATGAAGGCGGTACAGCGCTTTGTAGGATTTGTCACTTACCTCGCAAAATTTGTACCACATCTTTCGGAGACGATCGAGCCGCTTCGTCGACTTACAATGAAAGACGCAGTCTGGACATGGCAATCGCAGCAGGAAGACGCATTCCAGAACGTTGTGAAACAAATCACCAGTCAGCCCGTACTGAAGTACTACGACTTAAACAAGGAAGTCACTATACAATGCGACGCTAGCGAAGTAGGTCTTGGAGCTGCGCTGCTTCAAGATGGATTACCTGTCGTTTACGCTTCGCGAGCTCTTTCGTCAACCGAGCAACGATACGCTCAAATTGAAAAAGAATGCCTAGCAATCGTGTTCGCATGCGAAAGGTTTGAACAATATATACTGGGCAGAGACTTTGTGACAGTATGCTCAGATCAGAAGCCACTTGAAAGTATTTTCAAGAAACCCCTTAAAGCAGCACCTAAACGGCTTCAAAGGATGTTGCTACGCCTGCAAGCCTACACCCTGAAGGTGGAATACAAGAAGGGGAAAGAGATGTATGTAGCCGATACTCTCTCGCGAGCGTATTTACCCCTCGAGAGCTCAGTGGAATCTAGTGCGCGTAGACTAGAGTATGAACAGGTTAACTTCACTGAATCGCTCAATGTCAGTGAGCCGCGACTCGGACAGATTCAGACGCACACAACGCAAGATACGTGTCTACAGACATTGAAATCGGTAATACTGTCTGGCTGGCCTGATACCAAAGAGGAGGTACCAGTTACAATTCGCGAATATTGGAACTTCAGAGACGAACTCGCAGTGCACAACGGAATTCTATTCAAAGGAAGCAGAGTTGTGATTCCGAAGTTACTCCGTAAAGAAATGTTGACCAGGATACATTCAAGTCACCAGGGGATAGTGTCATCCTTGAGTAAGGCTCGTGGAGTGATTTTCTGGCCAAACATGGGTAACGAAATACGAGATCATATCCAGCAATGCGGGACCTGTTGTGAGTACGACATTCGTCAGCAGAAGGAACCCTTGATAACGCATGATATTCCCGACCACCCATGGGGGAAAGTCGGAGTAGACCTGTTTACACTGCAGAAAACAGATTATCTAGTGTCGGTTGACTATTATTCTGATTTCTGGGAGATTGATACACTATCAGACACTACAGCAGCCACAGTGATTGCCTGCTTGAAAAGACATTTCAGTAGACATGGCATCCCAGACATCGTTATGTCAGATAACGGACCACAATTCAGTAGTGCTGAATTCGCAGAATTCGCGCGCGAGTGGGAATTTAGTCATACCACTTCATCACCTTACCATAGCCAGTCGAATGGTAAAGTTGAATCAGCAGTCAAGATATCCAAAACCATCTTGAAGAAAACCATTAGGAATGGTCAGGATCCATGGAAAGCTATTCTTGATTGGCGGAACACCCCTACAGCAGGAATGGACAGTAGTCCTTCCCAAAGACTGATGTCGCGACGAACAAAGGGAACGCTACCTGTCGCTGCTGTGCTTTTGCAACCATGTGTCGTCGCAGACGTTGATGAGCGCAGAGTGCGAAAACAACAACGCGCCAAACAACAGTACGATAAAACCGCGAAAGAACTTCCAGAGCTTAAAATTGGACAGCCAGTACGTATGGCCCCGTTACCAACTGATCGCGATAAAAAATGGAGATTTGGTAGATGTGTAGACACTTGTGGTCAAAGAAGTTATGTGGTCGACATAGCTGGTAAGCTATATAGGCGTAACCGTAAATTCATCAGCCCAACTCGGGAGGACTCGCCATCATCGTGTACTGATGTTATCGAGTATGAGTCATTTCCGACAAATACTAGTGCTACCCCTATAACCAGTACCGTACGTGATCCAATGGCGCCCAACACACCTGGAATACGCCCAGAACAACCTGGTCCAAATATTAACACTACTCCTGGTCCCAAAGGCACCACTCGGAGTGGCAGGATGGTGAGAGCACCAGTTAAGCTGGATTTATAG